Proteins encoded by one window of Streptacidiphilus sp. PB12-B1b:
- a CDS encoding phosphocholine-specific phospholipase C: MSPLTRRTFLGSAAALGAAVGLDALPGTAPRASAAGATGTIKDVKHVVVLMQENRSFDHYFGTLQGVRGFADRSAIAIAGGYSVFNQPNGSSRQYPWQLSDTAAADSQTPETLAQCDGSLDHGWSTQHAAWDSGRMDGWVAAKGSVRTMGYLERSDIPFHYALADAYTVCDAYHCSIISATGPNRTYLWSGMIDPGGTAGGPAYDGGDESGLSWQTYAEALQNAGVSWKVYQNAGDNFGDNALAYFKQFANAATGSALYQKGMASVPSTGNTPVDIADAIAADARAGTLPQVSWVVADQNTSEHPDAPPGNGAYFIDLVLQALASNSTVLDSTVLFLNYDENDGFFDHVPPPAAPAGTAGEFYDGSNIGLGFRVPMVVVSPWSRGGWVDSQVYDHTSVIRFLETWTAALGTPATCANISAWRRQVCGDLTGAFDFTSPVNGLPALPATAVVRAQTACDPLPNPAPQTNALPAQESGTRPARALPYQPNGSVDHFEFDSGNKILLWLKMSNEGAVATSAAHFAVYANANRSGGPWQYTVPAYNAATGTDGTAGDYYNIGSGYGNGAYDFTMTGPNRFLRHFAGNATTIGKNLEATSSYAVASGTGKLAVWFTMTNAAASGTTAVFTITSTNYRSDGPWTYSVPAGGSASDYFNAVAYDNGWYDFTVTNNLDPAWSRRFTGHLETGSASVTG; this comes from the coding sequence GTGTCCCCTCTCACCCGCCGCACCTTCCTCGGCTCCGCGGCCGCCCTCGGCGCCGCCGTCGGCCTGGACGCCCTGCCCGGAACCGCCCCGCGCGCCTCGGCGGCCGGGGCCACCGGCACCATCAAGGACGTCAAGCACGTCGTGGTGCTGATGCAGGAGAACCGCAGCTTCGACCACTACTTCGGCACGCTCCAGGGTGTGCGCGGGTTCGCCGACCGCTCGGCCATCGCCATCGCCGGTGGCTACTCGGTGTTCAACCAGCCCAACGGCTCCTCCCGGCAGTACCCGTGGCAGCTGAGCGACACCGCGGCCGCCGACAGCCAGACCCCGGAGACCCTGGCCCAGTGCGACGGCTCGCTGGACCACGGCTGGTCCACCCAGCATGCCGCCTGGGACAGCGGCAGGATGGACGGCTGGGTCGCCGCCAAGGGCTCGGTGCGGACCATGGGCTACCTGGAGCGCTCCGACATCCCGTTCCACTACGCGCTGGCCGACGCCTACACCGTCTGCGACGCGTACCATTGCTCGATCATCAGCGCCACCGGCCCGAACCGCACCTACCTGTGGAGCGGCATGATCGACCCGGGCGGCACCGCGGGCGGCCCGGCGTACGACGGCGGCGACGAGTCCGGGCTGAGCTGGCAGACCTACGCCGAGGCGCTGCAGAACGCCGGCGTCAGCTGGAAGGTCTACCAGAACGCGGGCGACAACTTCGGCGACAACGCGTTGGCGTACTTCAAGCAGTTCGCCAACGCCGCCACCGGCAGCGCGCTCTACCAGAAGGGCATGGCCTCGGTGCCCTCCACCGGCAACACCCCGGTGGACATCGCCGACGCCATCGCCGCCGACGCCAGGGCGGGGACGCTGCCGCAGGTCTCCTGGGTGGTGGCCGACCAGAACACCAGCGAGCACCCCGACGCCCCGCCCGGCAACGGCGCCTACTTCATCGACCTGGTGCTCCAGGCCCTGGCGTCCAACAGCACGGTGCTGGACTCCACGGTGCTGTTCCTGAACTACGACGAGAACGACGGCTTCTTCGACCACGTGCCGCCGCCCGCCGCGCCCGCCGGAACGGCCGGGGAGTTCTACGACGGCAGCAACATCGGCCTCGGCTTCCGGGTGCCGATGGTCGTGGTCTCGCCGTGGTCGCGCGGCGGCTGGGTGGACTCCCAGGTCTACGACCACACCTCGGTGATCCGCTTCCTGGAGACCTGGACGGCCGCCCTGGGCACCCCCGCCACCTGCGCGAACATCAGCGCCTGGCGGCGCCAGGTCTGCGGTGACCTCACCGGCGCCTTCGACTTCACCAGCCCGGTGAACGGCCTGCCCGCGCTGCCCGCCACCGCCGTCGTCCGGGCGCAGACCGCCTGCGACCCGCTGCCCAACCCGGCCCCGCAGACCAACGCGCTGCCGGCGCAGGAGTCCGGCACCAGGCCCGCCCGGGCGCTGCCGTACCAGCCCAACGGCTCGGTGGACCACTTCGAGTTCGACTCCGGCAACAAGATCCTGCTGTGGCTGAAGATGTCCAACGAGGGCGCGGTCGCCACCAGCGCCGCGCACTTCGCCGTCTACGCCAACGCCAACCGCAGCGGCGGCCCGTGGCAGTACACCGTGCCCGCGTACAACGCCGCCACCGGGACCGACGGCACCGCCGGCGACTACTACAACATCGGCTCCGGCTACGGCAACGGTGCCTACGACTTCACCATGACCGGCCCCAACCGCTTCCTGCGGCACTTCGCCGGGAACGCCACCACCATCGGCAAGAACCTGGAGGCCACCAGCTCCTACGCGGTCGCCTCCGGCACCGGCAAGCTCGCGGTGTGGTTCACCATGACCAACGCCGCCGCCTCCGGCACGACCGCGGTGTTCACCATCACCTCCACCAACTACCGCAGCGACGGCCCGTGGACGTACAGCGTTCCGGCCGGGGGCAGCGCCTCGGACTACTTCAACGCGGTCGCGTACGACAACGGCTGGTACGACTTCACCGTCACCAACAACCTGGACCCGGCCTGGTCCCGCCGCTTCACCGGCCACCTGGAGACCGGCAGCGCCAGCGTCACCGGCTGA
- a CDS encoding FadR/GntR family transcriptional regulator, with protein MSEPLVQDGRTDWGGGRIFRPVRAGNAFEETVERILQAVKLGVFRYGDRLPAERDLAVRLNISRVTLREAIRSLQQAGYVESRRGRYGGTFVTYRTTAPGPDELRRVAEDMGGELADALTFRLVLETGAAEQSARRSLSAEQRAHLQRRLTELEQAPPGEYRQADSRFHLAIGELTGSDSLAASIADVRMRLNDLLNAIPMLDHNIENSTAQHRAMVQAILSGDPEGARRATEEHLAGTAALLRAFLG; from the coding sequence GTGAGCGAGCCACTCGTACAGGACGGCCGGACCGACTGGGGAGGCGGCCGGATCTTCCGGCCCGTCCGAGCCGGCAACGCGTTCGAGGAGACGGTCGAGCGCATCCTGCAGGCGGTGAAGCTCGGCGTGTTCCGCTACGGGGACCGCCTGCCGGCCGAGCGCGACCTCGCCGTACGGCTGAACATCAGCCGGGTCACCCTGCGCGAGGCCATACGCTCGCTGCAACAGGCCGGGTACGTCGAATCCCGGCGCGGACGCTACGGCGGCACCTTCGTCACCTACCGGACGACCGCGCCCGGCCCGGACGAGCTGCGCCGGGTGGCCGAGGACATGGGCGGGGAGCTGGCCGACGCGCTGACCTTCCGGCTGGTGCTGGAGACCGGCGCGGCCGAGCAGTCCGCCCGGCGCAGCCTCAGTGCCGAGCAGCGCGCCCACCTCCAGCGCCGGCTGACCGAGCTGGAGCAGGCGCCCCCCGGGGAGTACCGGCAGGCCGACTCACGGTTCCACCTGGCGATCGGTGAGCTGACCGGTTCGGACTCGCTGGCCGCCAGCATCGCCGACGTCCGGATGCGGCTGAACGACCTGCTCAACGCCATCCCGATGCTGGACCACAACATCGAGAACTCCACCGCGCAGCACCGCGCCATGGTCCAGGCCATCCTCTCCGGCGACCCGGAGGGGGCCCGGCGGGCCACCGAGGAGCACCTGGCCGGCACCGCCGCGCTGCTGCGCGCCTTCCTGGGCTGA
- a CDS encoding DUF2470 domain-containing protein, whose product MSTDAPRATEPSPAERIRSVIAAAASMTVIANGDREDLHGSGLVGFGDGIRLRVPADSRLAGDAACTPGGGAPALIEWTDVAPVAVRGRIRARVRIAGRLHPPQPGPEGTVTMLLEPRQVALATGRETTLVDPAGLCAAEPDPVAPFEAALLIHLDEDHRDQVAAMTRLIHPQDLLGVVRVVPLALDRYGIVLRLEYPRAQRDARLVFAEPLTDVDQVGALIHTLVAHTARQDGGPAERPGARGRAC is encoded by the coding sequence ATGAGCACCGACGCGCCCCGGGCGACCGAACCGTCCCCTGCCGAACGCATCCGCAGCGTCATCGCGGCCGCCGCCTCGATGACCGTCATCGCCAACGGCGACCGCGAGGACCTGCACGGCAGCGGCCTGGTCGGCTTCGGCGACGGCATCCGGCTGCGGGTGCCGGCCGACTCCCGGCTGGCCGGGGACGCGGCCTGCACCCCCGGCGGCGGCGCGCCCGCGCTGATCGAGTGGACCGACGTCGCCCCGGTCGCCGTCCGGGGCCGCATCCGCGCCCGGGTCCGCATCGCCGGTCGGCTGCACCCGCCGCAGCCCGGCCCCGAGGGCACCGTCACCATGCTGCTGGAACCCCGTCAGGTGGCCCTGGCCACCGGCAGGGAGACCACCCTGGTCGATCCGGCAGGGCTCTGCGCGGCCGAGCCCGACCCGGTGGCGCCCTTCGAGGCGGCGCTGCTGATCCACCTCGACGAGGACCACCGGGACCAGGTCGCCGCCATGACCCGGCTGATCCACCCGCAGGACCTGCTCGGCGTCGTCCGGGTGGTCCCGCTCGCGCTCGACCGGTACGGCATCGTGCTGCGGCTGGAGTACCCGAGGGCCCAGCGCGACGCCCGGCTGGTCTTCGCCGAGCCGCTGACCGACGTCGACCAGGTCGGCGCGCTGATCCACACCCTGGTCGCGCACACCGCCCGGCAGGACGGCGGCCCCGCGGAGCGGCCGGGCGCGAGGGGCCGCGCCTGCTGA
- a CDS encoding TetR/AcrR family transcriptional regulator yields MFERTPGPWPGPDRRRQSRPGLTHAAVVAAGRAVIERGGLDALTMRAVAAELSTAPASLYRHVADRDALLLAMLEQIASGLPVEVPGTTPHDRLLRRLLDAHGHLSDHVWVLHLLIGGEAAAENAMAFTDACLADFLAAGLTPRAAMAAYRSGWQLVLGELLEQHPIRPAPEPDRRQRAPAAVDPQRLPALDRCSREAPDAAGREREFARSLDALLVALLAGAGAPVDRSGGPQPPAC; encoded by the coding sequence ATGTTCGAGCGCACTCCAGGCCCCTGGCCCGGGCCCGATCGCCGACGGCAGTCCCGCCCGGGGCTCACCCACGCCGCCGTGGTCGCCGCCGGGCGGGCCGTGATCGAGCGGGGCGGCCTGGACGCGCTGACCATGCGGGCGGTCGCCGCCGAACTGTCCACCGCCCCGGCCTCGCTGTACCGCCATGTCGCCGACCGCGATGCGCTGCTGCTGGCGATGCTGGAGCAGATCGCCTCCGGGCTGCCGGTCGAGGTCCCCGGGACCACCCCGCACGACCGGCTGCTGCGGCGGCTGCTGGACGCCCACGGCCACCTGTCCGACCACGTCTGGGTGCTGCACCTGCTGATCGGGGGCGAGGCCGCCGCCGAGAACGCCATGGCCTTCACCGACGCCTGCCTGGCCGACTTCCTGGCCGCCGGGCTCACCCCCAGGGCCGCCATGGCCGCGTACCGCTCGGGCTGGCAGCTGGTCCTGGGCGAGCTGCTGGAGCAGCACCCGATCCGGCCTGCGCCCGAGCCGGACCGGCGTCAGCGGGCCCCGGCCGCCGTCGATCCGCAGCGGCTGCCCGCGTTGGACCGCTGCTCCCGGGAGGCCCCGGACGCCGCCGGGCGCGAGCGCGAGTTCGCCCGCAGCCTGGACGCGCTGCTGGTCGCGCTGCTGGCCGGGGCCGGTGCCCCGGTGGACCGGAGCGGCGGGCCGCAACCCCCCGCGTGCTAG
- a CDS encoding ABC transporter substrate-binding protein produces MLSRYRPGRRGPVVRALTAGAAALAGVTLVAGCGSSSAHSAAPASSAPSAPSAAASFPVTVAPENGSVTVKAQPEHIVSLSPTATEDLYAVGAGKQVVAVDSYSDYPAGAPVTSLSGLTPNIEAIVKYSPDLVIASQDSGGLVAKLTKLGVPVLIEPSAATLADAYAQIGQIGAATGHPAQAASTVAAMKAQIAADVKQAGSGNSAVSYYWELSANPYYSATSSTFIGQIASLFGLKNIADAADKASDGGYPELSQEYIVSAKPQIVFLADNQASDGGQTPALVSARPGWSGIPAVRDHQVVGLNDDIASRWGPRLPQLVAQLAQAVEKTEGK; encoded by the coding sequence ATGCTCAGCAGGTATCGGCCCGGCCGACGCGGACCGGTCGTCCGCGCCCTCACGGCGGGAGCCGCCGCCCTCGCGGGCGTGACCCTGGTCGCCGGCTGCGGCTCCAGCAGCGCGCACAGCGCCGCCCCGGCCTCCTCCGCGCCGTCCGCGCCGTCCGCCGCGGCGTCCTTCCCGGTCACCGTGGCGCCGGAGAACGGCAGCGTCACCGTCAAGGCGCAGCCCGAGCACATCGTCTCGCTCTCCCCCACCGCCACCGAGGACCTGTACGCGGTCGGCGCCGGCAAGCAGGTGGTCGCGGTCGACTCGTACTCCGACTACCCGGCCGGCGCCCCGGTGACCAGCCTCAGCGGGCTGACCCCGAACATCGAGGCCATCGTCAAGTACAGCCCGGACCTGGTGATCGCCTCGCAGGACTCCGGCGGCCTGGTCGCCAAGCTCACCAAGCTGGGCGTGCCGGTGCTGATCGAGCCCTCCGCCGCCACCCTGGCCGACGCCTACGCCCAGATCGGCCAGATCGGCGCGGCCACCGGCCACCCCGCGCAGGCCGCGAGCACCGTCGCCGCCATGAAGGCGCAGATCGCCGCCGACGTGAAGCAGGCCGGCTCGGGCAACTCCGCCGTGAGCTACTACTGGGAGCTGAGCGCCAACCCGTACTACTCGGCGACCTCCTCCACCTTCATCGGCCAGATCGCCTCGCTGTTCGGGCTGAAGAACATCGCCGACGCGGCCGACAAGGCGTCGGACGGCGGCTACCCGGAGCTGTCGCAGGAGTACATCGTCTCGGCGAAGCCGCAGATCGTCTTCCTCGCCGACAACCAGGCGTCGGACGGCGGCCAGACGCCCGCCCTGGTCTCCGCCCGCCCCGGCTGGTCCGGCATCCCGGCGGTCAGGGACCACCAGGTGGTCGGCCTGAACGACGACATCGCCTCGCGCTGGGGGCCGCGCCTGCCGCAGCTGGTCGCGCAGCTGGCGCAGGCCGTCGAGAAGACCGAGGGCAAGTGA
- a CDS encoding iron ABC transporter permease, translating to MSAGAGRTLRTVRAYGVAVAFLLVAVLVSTVVGAAGLDPWATVAALLDRLPLVHLSSGLSPLDRAVLFDIRLPRIVLGALVGGLLAVSGAGYQGVFRNALVDSGLLGASAGAGLGATVAIVYLGGTGQAAVPVAAFVGSLAGVAVAYLAGASGGPGTATLLLAGLAVGMFLTAVQTYLLQRSSQDLQQVYSWLLGSLADAGWHQVLVVLPYAAVSTAVVLLHGRHLDVLAVGDEEARSLGLRPGWIRLAVVAACALAAATAVAVSGLIGFVGIIVPHAVRRLAGTSYRVVLPLSLLVGAGFLVLADTLARTVIAPAELPIGVVTALIGSPVFVWILRTTRTVRT from the coding sequence GTGAGCGCCGGGGCCGGGCGCACGCTGCGGACGGTGCGCGCCTACGGCGTCGCGGTGGCCTTCCTGCTTGTCGCGGTGCTGGTCAGCACGGTCGTCGGCGCGGCCGGCCTGGACCCGTGGGCCACCGTCGCGGCGCTGCTGGACCGGCTGCCGCTGGTGCACCTCTCGTCCGGGCTGAGCCCCCTGGACCGGGCCGTCCTGTTCGACATCCGGCTGCCGAGGATCGTGCTGGGCGCGCTGGTCGGCGGGCTGCTCGCGGTCTCCGGCGCCGGCTACCAGGGCGTGTTCCGCAACGCCCTGGTCGACTCGGGGCTCCTGGGCGCCTCGGCGGGCGCGGGCCTGGGCGCCACCGTCGCCATCGTCTACCTCGGCGGCACCGGCCAGGCCGCGGTGCCGGTGGCGGCGTTCGTCGGCTCGCTGGCCGGGGTCGCCGTCGCCTACCTGGCGGGCGCCTCCGGCGGGCCGGGGACGGCCACGCTGCTGCTGGCGGGCCTGGCGGTGGGGATGTTCCTGACGGCCGTGCAGACGTACCTGCTGCAGCGCTCCTCGCAGGACCTGCAGCAGGTGTACTCCTGGCTGCTCGGCTCGCTGGCCGACGCCGGCTGGCACCAGGTGCTGGTCGTCCTTCCGTACGCGGCGGTGAGCACCGCCGTGGTGCTGCTGCACGGACGCCACCTGGACGTGCTCGCCGTCGGCGACGAGGAGGCCCGCTCGCTGGGCCTGCGCCCGGGCTGGATCAGGCTGGCCGTGGTGGCCGCCTGCGCGCTGGCGGCGGCCACCGCCGTCGCCGTGAGCGGGCTGATCGGCTTCGTCGGCATCATCGTGCCGCACGCGGTGCGCCGGCTGGCCGGGACCTCGTACCGGGTGGTGCTGCCGCTGTCGCTGCTGGTCGGCGCCGGGTTCCTGGTCCTGGCCGACACTCTGGCCCGGACCGTGATCGCCCCGGCCGAGCTGCCCATCGGCGTGGTCACCGCGCTGATCGGCTCGCCGGTCTTCGTCTGGATCCTGCGCACCACCAGGACGGTGCGCACATGA
- a CDS encoding ABC transporter ATP-binding protein: MTAPADGDPGVPPGLEVRGLDVDLERAPIVRGVSCAVQPGGWLAVLGPNGAGKSTLLRAVAGLLPYRGTVTVGGADAGALGGRERSRLMAYVPQSPVLPPDITVAEYVLLGRTPHLGYLAGPGRHDREVAARAAERLDVSRYADRRLATLSGGERQRVALARALAQEPRLLLLDEPTSALDIGHQQQVLDLVDELRRTQRLTVVSTLHDLTTAGQYADTLVLLDGGRVERSGPAAAVLTEPVIARVYQARVTVTADPRGRPVVTPVRSNDC, translated from the coding sequence ATGACCGCGCCTGCGGACGGCGACCCCGGCGTCCCCCCGGGCCTGGAGGTGCGCGGGCTGGACGTCGACCTGGAGCGCGCCCCGATCGTGCGCGGCGTCTCCTGCGCGGTGCAGCCCGGCGGCTGGCTGGCGGTGCTCGGGCCCAACGGCGCGGGCAAGTCCACCCTGCTGCGCGCCGTCGCGGGGCTGCTGCCGTACCGGGGCACGGTCACCGTCGGCGGCGCCGACGCCGGTGCGCTGGGCGGCCGGGAGCGCTCCAGGCTGATGGCGTACGTGCCGCAGTCGCCGGTGCTGCCGCCCGACATCACCGTCGCCGAGTACGTCCTGCTCGGCCGCACCCCGCACCTGGGCTACCTGGCCGGCCCCGGGCGGCACGACCGCGAGGTCGCCGCGCGGGCCGCCGAGCGGCTGGACGTCTCCCGCTACGCCGACCGGCGGCTGGCCACCCTGTCCGGCGGCGAGCGGCAACGGGTCGCCCTGGCCCGCGCGCTGGCCCAGGAGCCCCGGCTGCTGCTGCTGGACGAACCCACCTCGGCCCTGGACATCGGCCACCAGCAGCAGGTCCTGGACCTGGTGGACGAGCTGCGGCGGACCCAGCGACTGACCGTGGTCAGCACCCTGCACGACCTCACCACCGCCGGGCAGTACGCCGACACGCTGGTCCTGCTGGACGGCGGCCGGGTGGAGCGCAGCGGGCCGGCCGCCGCCGTGCTCACCGAGCCGGTGATCGCCCGGGTCTACCAGGCCCGGGTCACGGTGACCGCCGACCCCCGGGGCCGACCCGTGGTCACCCCGGTCCGCAGCAACGACTGCTGA
- a CDS encoding deoxyribonuclease IV: MTPPAPRNPVGAHVPVAGRGLAGTGLAYADKVGAETVQVFVANPRGWAVPAGNPAQDEAFRAGCAERGISAYVHAPYLINFGSDSAATRERSAESLRHSLHRAHAIGASGVVVHTGSALCGSREQALRLVRAGVLPLLDELDGYGGQAPWLLLEPTAGQGSSLCSRMADLADYTEALERHPRVGVCLDTCHAFGAGHDLAASGGTARMLDELVAAAGPGRLRLIHANDSKDVAGARKDRHANIGAGHIGADPFGELFVHPATEGVPLVIETPDDRHAPDRVEGALHARDIARLKQLRSERAAAVPVGVG, from the coding sequence ATGACCCCGCCTGCCCCGCGCAACCCCGTCGGCGCGCACGTCCCGGTCGCCGGGCGCGGCCTGGCCGGCACCGGCCTGGCCTACGCCGACAAGGTGGGGGCGGAGACCGTGCAGGTCTTCGTTGCCAACCCGAGGGGCTGGGCGGTCCCGGCCGGCAACCCCGCGCAGGACGAGGCGTTCCGCGCGGGCTGCGCCGAGCGCGGCATCTCCGCCTACGTGCACGCCCCGTACCTGATCAACTTCGGCTCGGACTCGGCGGCGACCCGCGAGCGCTCGGCCGAGTCGCTGCGCCACTCGCTGCACCGGGCCCACGCGATCGGCGCGTCCGGGGTGGTCGTGCACACTGGCTCGGCCCTGTGCGGCAGCCGGGAGCAGGCGCTGCGGCTGGTCCGGGCGGGGGTGCTGCCGCTGCTGGACGAGCTGGACGGCTACGGCGGGCAGGCGCCCTGGCTACTGCTGGAGCCCACGGCCGGGCAGGGCAGTTCGCTGTGCTCGCGGATGGCGGACCTCGCCGACTACACCGAGGCCCTGGAGCGCCACCCCCGGGTCGGCGTCTGCCTGGACACCTGCCACGCCTTCGGCGCCGGGCACGACCTGGCCGCCTCCGGCGGCACCGCGCGGATGCTGGACGAGCTGGTGGCCGCCGCTGGGCCGGGGCGGCTGCGGCTGATCCACGCCAACGACTCCAAGGACGTGGCCGGGGCCCGCAAGGACCGGCACGCCAACATCGGCGCCGGGCACATCGGGGCCGACCCCTTCGGCGAGCTGTTCGTGCACCCGGCCACCGAGGGCGTCCCGCTGGTCATCGAGACCCCGGACGACCGGCACGCGCCGGACCGGGTCGAGGGGGCGCTGCACGCCCGGGACATCGCCCGGCTCAAGCAGTTGCGCAGCGAGCGCGCCGCCGCCGTGCCGGTCGGCGTCGGCTGA
- a CDS encoding squalene/phytoene synthase family protein, whose product MTTWNRTLDAAGITAPGLREDYAQARSTVAGFKRDAYLAVRLLVAPELVPHVLAATAFMHRTDDLLDSGSPDRRPEAYAGWEREVRAALDGDGTAGLPLVRALRHSCAAHPVLRPHITAFLDTARTDLEFTGFRSEADYQHYIDAYSLPALMVVACLLAPVDPDGRVDAGFRAACRTYIDGSQRLDFVNDLAEDLAADRLTVPEDALKRYGVTREDLAAGRATAEVRALLGQLLGQARASLEAGRGLAGLTAPVNRPLVRALVGLDLLTAREAADAGDALLRGPLRPSVPAALGLLLREHRAARRARRRPGD is encoded by the coding sequence GTGACCACCTGGAACAGGACCCTCGACGCCGCCGGCATCACCGCACCCGGGCTCCGCGAGGACTACGCGCAGGCGCGGAGCACGGTGGCCGGCTTCAAACGCGACGCCTACCTCGCGGTACGGCTGCTGGTCGCCCCGGAGCTGGTGCCGCACGTGCTGGCCGCCACCGCGTTCATGCACCGCACGGACGACCTGCTGGACTCCGGCAGCCCGGACCGGCGGCCGGAGGCGTACGCCGGGTGGGAGCGCGAGGTGCGCGCGGCGCTGGACGGCGACGGGACGGCCGGGCTGCCGCTGGTGCGCGCGCTGCGGCACAGCTGCGCCGCGCACCCGGTGCTGCGCCCGCACATCACCGCCTTCCTGGACACCGCCCGCACCGACCTGGAGTTCACCGGCTTCCGGAGCGAGGCGGACTACCAGCACTACATCGACGCCTACTCGCTGCCCGCGCTGATGGTGGTGGCCTGCCTGCTCGCCCCGGTCGACCCGGACGGCCGGGTGGACGCCGGGTTCCGGGCGGCGTGCCGCACCTACATCGACGGCAGCCAGCGGCTGGACTTCGTCAACGACCTGGCCGAGGACCTGGCCGCCGACCGGCTGACCGTGCCCGAGGACGCGCTGAAGCGCTACGGCGTGACCCGCGAGGATCTGGCCGCAGGCCGGGCCACCGCCGAAGTCCGGGCGCTGCTGGGGCAGTTGCTGGGGCAGGCGCGGGCCAGCCTGGAGGCCGGGCGCGGGCTGGCCGGGCTGACCGCGCCGGTCAACCGCCCGCTGGTGCGGGCGCTGGTCGGACTGGACCTGCTGACGGCGCGGGAGGCGGCGGACGCCGGTGACGCCCTGCTGCGCGGCCCGCTGCGGCCGTCCGTCCCGGCCGCGCTCGGGCTGCTGCTGCGCGAGCACCGCGCCGCCCGCCGGGCCCGACGTCGGCCGGGCGACTAG
- a CDS encoding G1 family glutamic endopeptidase, which yields MPNQASACLLALGLTATALAAPALAAPALATTALAAPASATSALAAHAGQGPAHRLVRHKGANNSWGGYAVTGGTFHTVTGDWTVPALDCSATAGDISFWSGLDGWTSSSVEQIGLDAVCTKNGAVQYNPWVEMYPANSIYFTETVKAGDEMDSSVTTNGSGSFTLVLADPTQGWTKTYTKTAKSVALSSAEVIVEAIGSQTIPPCPDFHQVQFTDVTADGVPFASAGTVNSTNLERSGTLLTQDGTLGGTAFPVAWLHA from the coding sequence ATGCCCAACCAGGCTTCCGCCTGCCTGCTCGCCCTGGGCCTCACGGCCACGGCGCTGGCCGCACCGGCGCTGGCCGCTCCCGCCCTGGCCACGACCGCCCTGGCCGCTCCGGCGAGCGCCACTTCAGCACTGGCGGCCCACGCCGGTCAAGGCCCCGCCCACCGGCTCGTCCGGCACAAGGGGGCCAACAACAGCTGGGGCGGCTACGCGGTGACCGGCGGGACCTTCCATACCGTCACCGGCGACTGGACCGTCCCGGCCCTGGACTGCTCGGCCACGGCGGGCGACATCTCCTTCTGGTCCGGCCTCGACGGCTGGACCAGCAGCTCGGTGGAGCAGATCGGCCTGGACGCGGTGTGCACCAAGAACGGCGCGGTGCAGTACAACCCGTGGGTCGAGATGTACCCGGCCAACTCCATCTACTTCACCGAGACCGTCAAGGCCGGTGACGAGATGGACTCGTCGGTGACCACCAACGGCAGCGGCTCCTTCACCCTGGTCCTGGCCGACCCGACCCAGGGCTGGACCAAGACCTACACCAAGACCGCCAAGTCGGTGGCGCTCAGCTCCGCCGAGGTCATCGTGGAGGCGATAGGCAGCCAGACCATCCCGCCCTGCCCGGACTTCCACCAGGTCCAGTTCACCGACGTCACCGCCGACGGCGTCCCCTTCGCCTCCGCGGGCACGGTGAACAGCACCAACCTGGAGCGCAGCGGCACCCTGCTCACCCAGGACGGCACGCTCGGCGGCACCGCGTTCCCGGTCGCCTGGCTGCACGCCTGA